The following proteins come from a genomic window of Nostoc sp. ATCC 53789:
- a CDS encoding mechanosensitive ion channel family protein — protein MMEWIPPITFILAGLLAGIIGEKVIFKKLEIFVNNKRIAGGNIIFHSLHRMTFIWFVIAGFFWAILSAPLKPDIAIVLQKVLTIALLYSVTLVLARLTAGFVNLFIRRAEGVPTSLISNLAKITVLALGTLIILQTVGVQITPIITTLGIGGLAVGLALQDTLANLFSGFYLIISKQVRTGDYVKLDAGHEGYVIDISWRNTTMREISNNVVIVPNSKLSSAIFTNYHLPAKEITLTMNVGVSYDSDLEQVEKVTVEVAKEVMREIAPELKDNEPYIRFHTFNDFSIDFTLYMRVSEYFDQRIGKHLVVKKLHKRYQQAGIQIPFPIRKVYMQDNSAIGKN, from the coding sequence ATGATGGAATGGATTCCGCCGATAACATTTATTCTAGCTGGCTTACTGGCTGGAATAATTGGTGAAAAAGTTATTTTCAAAAAACTGGAAATATTCGTTAATAATAAACGAATTGCGGGGGGAAATATTATATTTCACTCTCTGCACCGCATGACTTTTATTTGGTTTGTCATTGCCGGTTTTTTTTGGGCAATTCTGAGCGCACCCCTGAAACCGGATATTGCGATCGTACTGCAAAAAGTTCTGACAATCGCACTGCTGTATTCAGTAACCCTAGTTTTAGCCAGATTGACTGCTGGTTTTGTGAATTTATTTATTCGCAGAGCAGAAGGGGTTCCCACATCGCTAATTTCTAACCTGGCTAAAATTACTGTTTTAGCTTTGGGAACATTAATCATACTGCAAACGGTGGGTGTTCAAATTACCCCGATTATCACAACTTTAGGTATTGGTGGTCTAGCAGTTGGTTTGGCACTTCAAGACACACTTGCAAATTTGTTTTCTGGGTTTTACTTAATTATTTCTAAGCAAGTTAGAACCGGAGATTATGTAAAATTAGATGCTGGACATGAGGGATATGTTATAGATATTTCTTGGCGCAATACAACAATGAGAGAAATTTCCAATAATGTTGTCATTGTTCCAAATTCTAAATTGTCTTCGGCAATTTTCACCAACTATCATTTACCCGCAAAAGAAATTACTTTAACAATGAATGTGGGTGTAAGTTATGATAGCGATTTGGAACAAGTTGAAAAAGTGACTGTAGAAGTTGCTAAAGAAGTCATGCGAGAAATTGCACCGGAATTAAAAGATAATGAGCCATATATTAGATTTCATACTTTTAATGATTTTAGTATAGATTTTACGCTTTATATGCGGGTAAGCGAATACTTCGATCAGCGTATTGGTAAACATCTAGTTGTGAAAAAATTACACAAACGCTATCAGCAAGCAGGAATTCAAATTCCTTTTCCGATTAGAAAAGTATATATGCAAGATAATTCAGCTATAGGAAAAAATTAG